A stretch of DNA from Plasmodium berghei ANKA genome assembly, chromosome: 11:
atagaatttttatttttatttcctgatactattttaaaatatccACCCCTTTTCATGTGTGTTATAAAACATGATCTATTACtaaatactaaaaaaaatttacaagcttcatattttttaagttcATCAAATGAATCTATTATTGTATAGTTACCTTTTAAAAGTtttgaaattttaaaatatttaaataaaaaatttgttaaatttttatttgaactataaaatataaaataaaatttttttttttttaaaattttcaaaaaattataagcACCTATGTGTAATTTtgacaatattattattctatacaatttttctatatatttaatggTTTTTTCTTCgtaattctttttttttttacttatcTCATTTGTAATATACTTtaagttaaaaaattcactaaaatgttttaaatcgaactttattttgttataatttattaaaaatttattataattttctgaATCACAGACAATCCCcgattttgtattttttaagcaTGATTCATTTGATTGTGAATTATCAGAATTTATATCATCAAATTCATCCGAATAAATATCTGGTATATATTCATCGTCTGGATTTGAAATACCCACATTATCATTGTGTGTAAAACTTATAGAGTCAGTACCGATATATGTGTCTCcttttttatgcatatttttccattttaaCTTATTATTAGTTGATGCAGATATATCCCCATTTTTGTCTGCATtgtaattatttgtttCCATGTTTTCTGATgaagaattattattatttatatggcaataatttttaatttttagcAACCCTATTTTTGAAACCAAAACATTGTCAATATTATCATAGTATTTAtctataattaaattatgcATTAAACTACTTGTTATATGGGGATTACTGTTGTTATTGCTTTCTATGCTTAAAGTATTTTGACTtgaattttcattttcggGTGCTTTGGTAACCTTTTCTGTGTCGTTATCTAATTTTGAGTTTAAGTtggatatattttccaagagggaattttttttttgcacatttttatttattgcaCTCGGTGATTCTACTTGATTTGTTTTGCTAACTATTCCTATATTGGCTTGctcaaatttattatcacTGAAATTGTTACTATtgattttgttattttccACTTTTTCCTTACATGAAGAGGATTGTGccttttcattattaattaaataatgatatttgttaataacatcatataaaaaatcgaataaatttaaattattttcgatatttattaaaaatatttttaacataaatatgcaaataattatttttcttttatcaGCATTTtgatcatttatattttccctTTTACTTCTAAGTATATTGTTGCATacattttgtatatatgtgGTTATAGTACTTTTGTAATTTATAACGTAGTAATCTGCATCTATAATtgctatattatttttattttcatgatgtttcattttttatactattaaaacaattttttattaattaaaataaaaaagcgAATACCTTAACATACCTATAATTAGTGAGTGTAATGTATATTTCTCATTGTTTAACGCTTTAAAAAATCGGGAAACATATAATTGtaataatgtatttttattttttaattttaaataaactGTCGTGGAAAATGATtatcaaattaaaaacacGAAGCTgtatttatgcatatatatatgttttttatttttctgattttttaatataattagaGTGATTAGTAGAAAGTTAAATAGCTCTCTGGACATGTGAGAAGGAATAACGGGTATGATTGTATAACGTTcgcatatgtatatacatatatatgtgtttatatatccatatatatttgtggTAAGTCAACCTTTTAAGAATAggtatattattacaaatttaaaagCCTTTTGAGAGCTCATCAAAATTGTGCAATTATGTATagagtatatatatagaagaaaatatattagcaAAGTAAACACAGTATGTAGTTTTTTTGAACAGTAAAATGATATtgaatacataaaaaataatagttttaaaataatttcattggggaaataaaaataaatttacattttaataGCATATTATCGTGAATATTTCTAtcgtatttatttttattgtggtattatatattttacatagATGagtacatacatatatgtattatgcACAgttgtttataaaaaaatgggaTAAAGTAAAAACACAaattatgttatttttttttaaaaaatgtagtAATATCAGCATATATGTTTTGATTTGCCAATCCCTTTTTATTAGGCTTTGTATTGTTAGCCCGCTTTTTCATCTTTATCATATTCTTTTCCTCGATGTCGTAGTtatattcctttttatcttcttcacataaatcaaatatggattcttaaaaaaaataaataacaaataaataataagtaaataataaatgaaacaaAAAGGGGGACGaaagaaaaacaataatagtttttttCTGAATGCATGCTTTTATGAGATTAGTGAGATGAAATGTTTTCATTCAAATAATTCGACCatttaaacatattttccACAACAAAAACAGGGACAATAAGATAATGTATATTAGTCCCACAAACATACACatcaatttatttttaaaaaatttttttaataacattattcatgaatataaaaatattaatatgtaaCTGTTATGTGTTATGAAATATTACCATGATTATCTTCTTCCTCGATAAACGATAAAGTAGTCCGCGGCTCGGTTAACAGATATAAACAATCTAAGCATATTTTGACAGTAATAATAtgtgaaattaaaaaaatattttagcTTGCTAGAATgtgcataatatatattgtataataatttaaaatattatttttaattaccTTCAAgaaatttgtattttattccTTCCCTTTGTATACAAGATACTAAAAAGTTAGTAATTTCATTTGGATGTATATTGCACACATGTAGatgtatatgcatatatatgtgtattgttttaattttctaACCTATATCTTTGGTGGTTAAATACTGAGACATTTTCTTTTCGCTTTTATATTCAACCGTTTTGGTAACTAATTCAATTAAAAACATTGCCTttaacaattaaaaaatgttaaaaaggaaaaaattaaatgattaTATGCATGAAAAAGGGAATATATTTagatatacatttttatatagtaaaactatatattatatgaatatgctattgtatcatttttattataagaaTTATATCTAACCACTGCCTTTTGGAAAATATTCATAGCTTCACCGTTAACCTAACAAAAAAGTAAaggaataataaaaaaaacatgttaagttaaaacaaaaacatatataaatgctACATTGTTAACAAAAATAGTAAGTTTTGATAtgtgaatatttttactttctTAACATTCTTGTTTAAATTCATAATCTTCTGAATTTTTAATGTTGGAAATTTAGCTGTGATATTTGTAAtgctataaaaaaaataaaaataaaatgtgtaACCACATATGTAAACACGTGGAGAGATATGTTTAATCGATTTTAAAAcgatttctttttttgttattggTAAATTGCTAATtaaagtaataaaaaataattaaaagaaagagttttttatttcgaaCTTATTTCCAGGGCCATCTTTATACGTAGATTTTTGCTGAACAtttgaaaacaaaaaaagaaattaacATAATGTAAATGTGTATATGACATATAGATATTATTAACTTAGTAATTCGTTTTtcgttttatttatttaccCATTCGATCAAttcttcattatattttaattttaaaagttGAGCTTGCTCTTCGTATACctagtaaaaaaaaaaataatttggaCAATTGAATAAAAGTGTATAAAGCATTGCccccttttttatttctttaacTTCTTTAAATGCATAGTTTTACCTTCCTTTCATCGTCAGACAAgtttttccatttattaCTCAACTCTTTCTGAATATCTGTTATTCTGatctatataaaaataaaaaaaatgtaaaatcCTCAAATTTGAATACTTTCGATTTTtgtgtaaaaaattaatttaatattgtaTAGCTTTACAGTGGGATATGAATGGAAAATACATTTCCATTTCACAATTgctttattattgttatgtttatttttatcattactGTTGTATTGCTATCCGAATTTTTCGttaaatattgttttacATTTTCCCTTTCgtaattacaaaaaattaaataggACGATAAAGGCGCTTTGGGCTTTTTTCTATACAGTGAAAGAAAGacgataaaaaaaaacaaaagaaattattacataaaaatgaaatgaaaaaataagtaaacCTTCCCATTATTAAAATGagacaattttttatttaaataaacaaattatgtttttaatatcCACAACTGTTACTAAGAGTggtatataattaatatttcttattctttaattttttcgaaCACATTTTTGcgttatttattttattctttctattcttattttttcacctgtccatttttattattgactattacatttatttatattattattattaatttttttttcttattatttcaAGAATATCTAGgaaatattgttttaaaatagaaatttaaatatgttaatttATAATGCTTAAAATTGtgtaaacaaaaaaatattatttcaaagaatttattgatttaaaaaaatgagagaaaaaaagtatatacataaacccgataattttatgtgcataaaaaaaaacgaataaaatatgaattattttcaacagttttgttttttctctgttattttattacatattttatatataatatattaatgttaattttatttatttttctctttattaaaaaaaaaatattattattttattgctTAAAAAACGTATAGtgataatattaaagaaGTTTTTGATATAGACTTTCGAAATTTGGTATTTTGGGTGAATTCTATTAGCTCATTAACGAGTATAGAAATTGTTTGAAAAActtcataaaaatagtaaatataatacatacatgtatatatagcaTATATTCACTATAGTATGTACATTGTACATTtgaaataacaataaaatgaaatttcCCTATATTGAGGATAATTGGGTttattgaatttttataatgttatgtgaaaattttctttttcccttctgttaaataaattcatttgttttttgcAACCTTTTTCaaaagtatatttatttttccagtgaaaaaaaagtaacaattttcattttttaaactttTTGTATTAAACGATTACAGTTGCGAATGAGAAAAGAAACATGCAAACGTTTAAATTTTtgcgaaaaaaaaatgatcaACGTGTTCAgaaatgtttttataaatgtaatGCGAACAATAGGATTACAAAAGTAGTGAGAGAGATTTATTTAAGGaatgatataaattgtAGTATAGAAAAATGCAAAGTTTgtgaaaacaaaaagaaaaagttGTTAGATGGTGATAGGAATATCTTAATATTAGATACATCTacaataattaaatatattgattttttatacgAGTGTAATATAGATAACATATTAATCCCATTAACTATTTATGAACACATAAGaacatttaataaaatattatataaaaagttaCATGAATTATGTTATGAAATTGATGAAAGTATACctaatagtaataaaagATATAGTGTTTTTGTAAACAAATATTGTAAGTTTACATATGTgcatgataatataaaatatgatttaaAAGAACTACaagaaattataaaaattgttatatgGTTCAAGCACCATAATCCTAATTTAAATGTGATAGTTATTACTAGTAATGATTTATTAACAAACGATTGTGCTAACAATGGCATACCTTGTTTTTCATTACTAGATTATGTTAatcaatttttaaaaaaaaaaacaaaaaatggattaaataattatggtTACAATGATAATATGCTTAGTATAGAaactataaaaatgtattttgAAGATAATATGATTACCGAAAATGACGAAGATAAAGAAGTTGAAAACCGAAACGAAGATAGTAAGAATTATCGTTTGAACGATTTGGACAAGATGCAAAATGATTCAGAAAAtcttaaatataaaaaaaaaatttatcaaCCACATTTAgacaaaaaacaaataattcaaGGATtgagaaataataaattttttaaaggaGTTTTTCAAGTTATTtgtgtaaataaaatggcAATAGTAAAAATTAACGACTATGAAGATGTTATAATAAAgggttataaaaatatgaacagAGCAATACATAATGATATCGTTGCTgtagaaatattttctcAATTTACTGATCCATCATATGGCGAATCGGATTATTTTGAGGAACTTGTCGATCCAgatgaaaaagaagaagaagaagaagaagaagaGGAAGAAGAAAGAGCAGATGATggagaagaaaaaaaaacaaacaatatgaataaaacaCCTTGCATTGCCAAATCtgaaaatgaacaaaatataaaaacaggGGAAGGGAACGAATTTATTGAgtgtaaaaaattgtatggTAAAGTTATTGGAATTATTAGTCGATCCCGAAAAGAATATGGTGGAGTTATTAAAAGCTgtgataatgataaaaataacaaatatatagaaaaattattattttttaaggcttttaatagtaaaataccacatataataataaaaagtaatatGGAAGAAGAATTAAGTAATAAACGAGTAATTGTAACAATAGATAAATGGGATTTTAATTCAAAATATCCATTGGGAAGATGTTTAAGTGTATTAGGTGTTTGCGATGATATTGAAGCagaaacaaaattaatttataatgaatataatatatcaacAAAAGAATTTAGTGAAAGCGCGTACTTGTCCTTACCACCTTCAAATTGGGTTATACCTGAAGAAGAGTTTTCTAAAAGAATTGATTTTCGAAATATTTTAACTTTTAGTATTGATCCTCCTGGATGCCAAGATATAGATGATGCATTATCTGTTGAAATATTAGAAGACGAAAAGATTATAAAAGTAGGAGTACATATAGCAGATGTATCTTATTTTGTTAAACAAAATAGTGCCCTTGATTTAGAAGCATCAAAAAGATGCACTACAGTTTATTTGACAAATCAAAGAGTTGATATGCTTCCCAAATTATTAACAACAGATTTATGTTCATTAGTTGAAAAGCAGGACAGATTAACATACAGTTGCATATTTACGtttaatacaaattatgatatattagatattaatatagctaaatgtattattaatagTGATAGATCATTTACATATGAACAAGctcaaaatattattgacGATTCTAATGACACATCCTCTATTGCGATTTCATTGAGATTACTAAACAGCATTGCAAaggatttaaaaaaaaaatggttAAATGATGGTGCATTAGAATTAAAAGGAAATTCAGAAGTTGTATTTGAATTTGAACAAAAAGATTTTACAAAAACCAAAAATTTAAAACCTTATATTACTTATGAAACAAACCGTTTAATAGAAGCATTTATGTTATTAGCTAATCGATCAGTAGctagaattatttttcaaaatttcaAAGCGGCATGCATATTAAGAAGGCATCCGCCACCTAAATATGATACATTAAAAGAATTAGATGAATATTTACAATCTATTAAGGTTTAtgattttaaatttaatacatCAAAAGAATTATCTTAttcaattaataatattaacttaaaaaatgataaaatactatcgaatattttaaaaacattagTTACAAAATGTATGAATGAagcaatttttatatctgGATATAATGTACACAATAATGATATGTTAAGGCATTATGGTCTGGCAGctgatatatatacattttttacttCGCCAATTAGGCGATATGCTGATATAATGGTGCATAGAATAttaaatcatatatatggaaTAGAAAAGCTTcacaataaatatttagatattgtttatttaaataagcaagtcattttattaaatgaaaagtATAGAAATGCTAGATTTGCTTCAAGAGCTtctgttaattttttctcttatctttatattaaaaaaataggaaACCAAATTACACAAGCTGTAATAACTagcttaaaaaaaaatggaatacaaatatatgtgtTAGCATATGGTATTGAAGGAATATGttatctaaaaaaaaaggatggatttatatttgatgaaaaaaaaaaatcatttattaaaCTTAATGAAAACCAAAAGGAATGTTTtcaattaaatttttatgacAAGGTGGAGGTCCATATGCAAGTTGACACCCGAGATATTAAATGCCaaaatcattttatttttattagaaAACTGTGAGAACAAAGTTGGGAATGCATCGATGCAATATCTTCTATCGAATGTCGTTTTTTCATGTACATgctatatgcatatattctATTAGTATTCTTTCCAgcatatttgtttttttgaGATAAATGATgtgttataaatattatttaaaaaaaaaaataatttgcgcattattttccatatatgcatgctgtaacatgcatatatgcttatttattttatgttaaatatctttatttttatattttattatatataaaatgttgCATTGTGTTTAACTATGaaactatatattattacaagGATGTAATAAactaaaaaatgtattaatttaaattgcatattttgcatacttatatataatatgcgAATATTTCCAATAAACTGATatgaaattaattatttaaattatactAAAAGCATATGGGAAAAGGAGGaatgaaaagaaaaaactttatataaattttgtatatcCACATTtgtaattaaaattttaaaggcattttaaaaaatactttTCCATTAATTCACAATGctcaattaaaaaaatttgtaaaaaatgtaaacccaaaaaattcataaactgtatatataattgaaaaaaaaggaaataccAAATATTGCccataaaaaagaaaataatattgaaagaaatatttttactaaaGTGCCACTATACATAATacacattatatattatcatgggcaaaataaaaattaattaaaaaacaataagAAATTTCAACTTGTAATCGGTAAAAGAAATATGCTCGgtgataaaattaatgaaaaacacacaaaaaaatataacattctattatatatttatacaaatactaaatttattacaatAGCGCTGGAGattaaaatttagaaaaaaatatatcctCATTGAACAGTAATAACATTAATAGTGACCACATCATAACATCGACAATATCAATAACAGCAACAACAATCGTATTAATGATTTAACTTGGTCAACGGAAAAACGAacataa
This window harbors:
- a CDS encoding riboflavin kinase, putative; the encoded protein is MKHHENKNNIAIIDADYYVINYKSTITTYIQNVCNNILRSKRENINDQNADKRKIIICIFMLKIFLINIENNLNLFDFLYDVINKYHYLINNEKAQSSSCKEKVENNKINSNNFSDNKFEQANIGIVSKTNQVESPSAINKNVQKKNSLLENISNLNSKLDNDTEKVTKAPENENSSQNTLSIESNNNSNPHITSSLMHNLIIDKYYDNIDNVLVSKIGLLKIKNYCHINNNNSSSENMETNNYNADKNGDISASTNNKLKWKNMHKKGDTYIGTDSISFTHNDNVGISNPDDEYIPDIYSDEFDDINSDNSQSNESCLKNTKSGIVCDSENYNKFLINYNKIKFDLKHFSEFFNLKYITNEISKKKKNYEEKTIKYIEKLYRIIILSKLHIGAYNFLKILKKKKFYFIFYSSNKNLTNFLFKYFKISKLLKGNYTIIDSFDELKKYEACKFFLVFSNRSCFITHMKRGGYFKIVSGNKNKNSISTNCDDIDYEDIKIYNYDNQIENKDSDCNDNKLHEHSSTNIPNESPNKSNDVVYPLSRNCNLTEDIYSWRILYIFNKYIYIYGKVVKGFGRGSKYLNIPTANIFNANLTEADIMPGIYFGISKLKHKIYKTVVSIGYNPYFQNKHITIEAFLYYKTNNLFYDENIELIIVGILRSESNFYELSHLIHAIQFDCELARIALNQISHDQYFKKCKNYLSSCKHI
- a CDS encoding high mobility group protein B4, putative; protein product: MDRKKPKAPLSSYLIFCNYERENVKQYLTKNSDSNTTIRITDIQKELSNKWKNLSDDERKVYEEQAQLLKLKYNEELIEWQKSTYKDGPGNNITNITAKFPTLKIQKIMNLNKNVKKVNGEAMNIFQKAVAMFLIELVTKTVEYKSEKKMSQYLTTKDIVSCIQREGIKYKFLEDCLYLLTEPRTTLSFIEEEDNHESIFDLCEEDKKEYNYDIEEKNMIKMKKRANNTKPNKKGLANQNIYADITTFFKKK
- a CDS encoding exosome complex exonuclease RRP44, putative; this translates as MQTFKFLRKKNDQRVQKCFYKCNANNRITKVVREIYLRNDINCSIEKCKVCENKKKKLLDGDRNILILDTSTIIKYIDFLYECNIDNILIPLTIYEHIRTFNKILYKKLHELCYEIDESIPNSNKRYSVFVNKYCKFTYVHDNIKYDLKELQEIIKIVIWFKHHNPNLNVIVITSNDLLTNDCANNGIPCFSLLDYVNQFLKKKTKNGLNNYGYNDNMLSIETIKMYFEDNMITENDEDKEVENRNEDSKNYRLNDLDKMQNDSENLKYKKKIYQPHLDKKQIIQGLRNNKFFKGVFQVICVNKMAIVKINDYEDVIIKGYKNMNRAIHNDIVAVEIFSQFTDPSYGESDYFEELVDPDEKEEEEEEEEEEERADDGEEKKTNNMNKTPCIAKSENEQNIKTGEGNEFIECKKLYGKVIGIISRSRKEYGGVIKSCDNDKNNKYIEKLLFFKAFNSKIPHIIIKSNMEEELSNKRVIVTIDKWDFNSKYPLGRCLSVLGVCDDIEAETKLIYNEYNISTKEFSESAYLSLPPSNWVIPEEEFSKRIDFRNILTFSIDPPGCQDIDDALSVEILEDEKIIKVGVHIADVSYFVKQNSALDLEASKRCTTVYLTNQRVDMLPKLLTTDLCSLVEKQDRLTYSCIFTFNTNYDILDINIAKCIINSDRSFTYEQAQNIIDDSNDTSSIAISLRLLNSIAKDLKKKWLNDGALELKGNSEVVFEFEQKDFTKTKNLKPYITYETNRLIEAFMLLANRSVARIIFQNFKAACILRRHPPPKYDTLKELDEYLQSIKVYDFKFNTSKELSYSINNINLKNDKILSNILKTLVTKCMNEAIFISGYNVHNNDMLRHYGLAADIYTFFTSPIRRYADIMVHRILNHIYGIEKLHNKYLDIVYLNKQVILLNEKYRNARFASRASVNFFSYLYIKKIGNQITQAVITSLKKNGIQIYVLAYGIEGICYLKKKDGFIFDEKKKSFIKLNENQKECFQLNFYDKVEVHMQVDTRDIKCQNHFIFIRKL